In one Heteronotia binoei isolate CCM8104 ecotype False Entrance Well chromosome 1, APGP_CSIRO_Hbin_v1, whole genome shotgun sequence genomic region, the following are encoded:
- the LOC132577839 gene encoding golgin subfamily A member 6-like protein 22 — MDATVDASMSAATPSDIADALANGDQWTPLETRWQMEPLISPSQLELIVKEEKKEDAKEKEQKNTQQAHGINSELEKMRIDFELTALKRQHEENEKQRQHEEKMELMRQQTPSRTISRGEEEQLGSRLDPITEIELEKMRMEFELAKLKHISEENERQRQHERKMYEDKEKQRQHEEKMEQMRQRQGLLRTSSQKASSDSKVEATAETSSVAFTEVGKVRVEVQLAMQVYLPEMDEKTPPCEQKGCKEIPNLEQQVKSSPEDGKPQMPPEQQETDGVTEHLGLQVPRIVVSGAEPVWSTSRLDLAIETELEKRRMEFELTRLKYEHEDNERQRQHEEKMEHLRQQAPPKEDNPENASSAPDNQTEPTSVSDDFTEPPCTSNDVSDSLDIMDEEVHMTTKPQAAVDNLDPGPATAEGEMDGWVHTEQPRNEQAHELATQLEKMRLDTELTMQRYRYEDKEKQREHEDKMEELRQQTPGTPVSGARHFLLPQDQYTLILYCFIFMHIISIGKELIFFLIKKHELIAISILIMCAIKMFWK; from the exons ATG GATGCCACTGTTGATGCTTCTATGTCTGCAGCTACCCCCTCTGATATAGCTGATGCTCTAGCTAATGGAGACCAGTGGACACCATTAGAAACCAGGTGGCAAATGGAACCCCTAATCAGCCCTTCGCAACTAGAATTGATTGttaaagaggaaaagaaagaagatgCTAAAGAAAAGGAGCAAAAGAACACCCAGCAGGCCCATGGAATCAATAGTGAACTTGAGAAGATGCGGATAGACTTTGAGCTGACTGCACTGAAGCGCCAGCATGAGGAGAATGAAAAGCAACGGCAACATGAGGAAAAGATGGAGCTGATGCGGCAGCAGACACCATCTAGAACAATATCTAGAGGGGAAGAAGAGCAACTGGGTAGCAGACTAGACCCAATAACAGAGATTGAATTAGAGAAGATGCGCATGGAGTTTGAACTGGCCAAGTTGAAGCATATCTCTGAGGAGAATGAGAGACAGAGGCAGCATGAACGGAAAATGTATGAGGACAAGGAAAAGCAGCGGCAGCATGAAGAGAAAATGGAGCAGATGCGCCAGCGCCAAGGTCTGCTTCGAACATCAAGCCAGAAGGCTTCTTCTGATTCCAAGGTAGAAGCCACTGCTGAGACATCTTCTGTGGCCTTTACTGAAGTAGGGAAGGTGAGAGTAGAGGTCCAGCTGGCCATGCAGGTATACCTACCAGAGATGGATGAAAAGACGCCACCATGTGAGCAGAAAGGGTGTAAAGAAATCCCAAACCTTGAGCAGCAAGTGAAAAGTAGCCCTGAGGATGGAAAGCCACAAATGCCACCAGAACAGCAGGAGACTGATGGGGTGACAGAACACCTAGGCCTGCAGGTGCCACGCATCGTGGTAAGTGGGGCAGAACCAGTGTGGTCAACCAGCAGGTTGGACTTAGCCATTGAGACTGAGCTGGAGAAGAGGCGGATGGAGTTTGAACTGACAAGACTGAAATACGAACATGAAGACAACGAACGGCAGCGGCAACATGAGGAAAAGATGGAGCACCTGCGGCAGCAAGCTCCCCCTAAAGAg GACAATCCTGAAAATGCTTCATCTGCTCCAGATAACCAAACAGAGCCAACTTCAGTGTCCGATGATTTTACCGAGCCACCCTGTACCTCAAATGATGTGTCAGACAGTCTAGACATCATGGATGAAGAGGTGCACATGACGACAAAGCCACAGGCAGCAGTAGACAACCTGGACCCTGGCCCTGCCACTGCAGAGGGTGAGATGGACGGCTGGGTTCATACAGAACAGCCAAGAAATGAACAGGCTCatgagctggcaacccaactggAGAAGATGCGCCTTGACACGGAGCTCACCATGCAACGCTATAGATACGAAGACAAGGAGAAACAGCGGGaacatgaggataaaatggaagagttgCGCCAGCAGACTCCAGGAACTCCAGTAagtg GAGCCCGCCACTTCCTCTTACCTCAAGACCAGTATACCTTGATCCTGTACTGCTTCATCTTCATGCATATCATCTCTATAGGAAAAGAGCTGATTTTCTTTCTCATTAAGAAGCATGAGCTCATTGCCATTAGTATCCTCATCATGTGTGCAattaaaatgttttggaagtaa